From the Betaproteobacteria bacterium genome, the window ACCTCACCACCTACGCGCCGCTGCCGATAATGCTGGCGGTATTCGTCGGCTTGGCCCCGGCGCTACGCTTGTATCGCAGTTTCTTTCTCGACGAGATCAACCACGACTACGTGCGCACCGCGCGCGCGAAGGGTCTCTCGGAGAAAACCGTGATGTTGAAGCACGTGCTGCGCAACGCCATGATTCCCATCCTCACCAACATCGGCATCGCGCTGCCGGGCATCTTTGTCGGCTCGTTCCTGCTGGAGACATTCTTTTCCATTCCCGGCCTTGGGCGCGAAATCCTGGTGGCGGTGAATCGCTCCGACTTTCCGGTGATCAAGGCGGCGACGGTTTATCTCGCGATGGTCACGATGATCATCAATCTCGGTGTCGACGTGATGTATAAAGCCGTCGATCCGCGCGTTTCGTTTAAATGAGGAGCGAACAATGAGTGCCGTTCTCACCGAAAAACCCATTGTTGCCCCGCTGCATCAGGCATCCCCCGGACTGTGGACGCTGGCCTGGCGGCGCCTGAAACGAGACAAGGTCGGCATGGTGTCGCTGGTCATCGTGATCGCGTTCATCCTGATGATGATCGGTTCGTTCACCGGAATCATCGCCAAGAACTGGTCGAAGGAAGTTGGCGTTTCCTACGCCAATCCGGCGTTCCTGGCCGGTGCGGAGAATCTGGAGGCCACCAAGGCTGAGGTCAAGGACGGCGCGGCAAAAATACCGTACGTCGATCTGTCGGACATTGATCCGCTGGCGCCGCGTTACAAGGAATGGGAAGAGCGCACCGCCAAAATCAAGGTCACGGAAACGCCGCGTTCCGACACGCTGATTTTCGGCGGCGACAAGTGGGGCCGCGATGTGTTGCAGAAGGCCGTCAAAGGCGCGGAAACGTCGATCTTCGTCGGCCTGGTCGCTGCATTGCTGGCCACCTTGATCGGCACGGTACTGGGCGCCATTTCCGGATACGCCGGGGGAAAGCTGGGTGACGTACTGGAGTGGTTCTACAACGTGTTCACGTCCATTCCCTACATCCTGCTGATCCTGGCCTTCGCGGCGGTATTCAAACGCGGGCTGGATACCATCATCTTCATCCTCGCCTTTACCGGCTGGACCGGCATCTACCGTCTGGTTCGCGCTGAGTACATCAAGCATTCTTCACGTGAATACGTGAAGGCCGCGCAAGCCATCGGCGCCTCGCACCGCAGGCGCATGTTCGTGCACATCCTGCCGAACGTCAGCCACGTTTGCCTGGTGCAACTCTCGCAGCACGTCGTGTCGTTCATCAAAGCCGAAGTCATCCTGTCGTTCCTTGGACTCGGCGTGCCGGTCGATTCTGTTTCCTGGGGCACCATGCTCGCCGAA encodes:
- a CDS encoding ABC transporter permease — translated: MSAVLTEKPIVAPLHQASPGLWTLAWRRLKRDKVGMVSLVIVIAFILMMIGSFTGIIAKNWSKEVGVSYANPAFLAGAENLEATKAEVKDGAAKIPYVDLSDIDPLAPRYKEWEERTAKIKVTETPRSDTLIFGGDKWGRDVLQKAVKGAETSIFVGLVAALLATLIGTVLGAISGYAGGKLGDVLEWFYNVFTSIPYILLILAFAAVFKRGLDTIIFILAFTGWTGIYRLVRAEYIKHSSREYVKAAQAIGASHRRRMFVHILPNVSHVCLVQLSQHVVSFIKAEVILSFLGLGVPVDSVSWGTMLAEAQSELVIGKWWQLAAAGISMAILVTAFSMLTDSLRDALDPKIK